Proteins found in one Clostridia bacterium genomic segment:
- a CDS encoding ABC transporter ATP-binding protein: MSHHIIDFINISYSYNDGNKALENLNIRIHHGESVAIVGANGAGKSTMLKLLVGILMPEQGEIRLGEFPVTKKTLNMIRQQIGFTFQDPEDQLFNTSVYNDVAFGPRNYGLDEEEVERRVIKALQTVGIEHLLHRAPYKLSGGEKRAAAIATVLSMEPSVLAMDEPTAALDPKSRRRLINLLQGFMHTKLIATHDLDMALELCSRTIVLKNGRVEYDGPTTEIMTNSQLLEECGLELPLSLQGCPICGH, from the coding sequence ATGAGCCACCATATAATTGATTTTATAAATATATCTTACTCCTATAATGACGGCAATAAGGCTTTAGAAAACCTTAATATCCGTATTCACCATGGAGAATCAGTAGCAATAGTAGGAGCTAACGGAGCTGGGAAATCCACCATGCTGAAGCTGTTGGTAGGTATTTTGATGCCAGAGCAAGGTGAAATAAGGTTGGGTGAATTTCCTGTTACTAAGAAAACATTGAACATGATACGACAGCAAATAGGTTTTACCTTCCAGGATCCGGAGGATCAGCTGTTCAATACAAGTGTTTATAATGATGTTGCTTTTGGGCCAAGAAACTATGGCTTAGATGAAGAGGAAGTTGAGAGAAGAGTAATAAAAGCACTTCAGACAGTGGGAATAGAACACCTCTTGCATCGTGCCCCTTATAAGCTGTCTGGTGGAGAGAAAAGAGCAGCAGCAATTGCAACAGTGCTGTCCATGGAGCCAAGTGTTTTGGCTATGGATGAACCTACTGCTGCTTTGGACCCCAAGTCCAGAAGAAGATTAATAAATCTGCTGCAGGGTTTTATGCATACAAAGCTTATAGCGACCCATGACTTGGATATGGCACTGGAACTATGCAGCAGAACGATAGTACTGAAGAATGGGAGAGTAGAGTACGACGGACCCACTACTGAAATCATGACGAATTCTCAGCTGCTCGAGGAATGCGGGCTGGAACTACCTTTAAGTCTGCAAGGCTGTCCAATATGTGGGCATTAA
- the cbiQ gene encoding cobalt ECF transporter T component CbiQ produces the protein MVDITKAYYKIFILDELAEKKTAIHRTNPVVKLVVTFIYLLVVVSYDKYDISGLLPMLFYPVIIMTVGDISLKPILVGLAIAAPLVIGVGIFNPFLDRAIVVAIGGIGISAGMLSFASLLIKCGLTVTAALLLLATTGMNKIAAALQRLHVPQIFIIQLLLTYRYISVLMGETSRVYNAYTIRAPYKKGISRNVWGSLIGLLLLRTYDRALRLYQAMKLRGFQDQYYGVNLDKLNKIDIIYLLGWTAFLLVAKFNDIPMLLGLLVTKVIK, from the coding sequence ATGGTGGATATAACAAAGGCATACTACAAAATATTCATACTGGATGAATTGGCTGAAAAAAAGACTGCTATTCACAGGACCAATCCTGTAGTAAAGCTGGTTGTAACCTTTATATACCTATTAGTTGTTGTATCCTACGATAAGTATGATATATCGGGGCTTTTACCCATGCTTTTTTACCCAGTTATCATAATGACAGTGGGAGATATTTCTCTTAAACCAATACTGGTTGGTCTAGCAATAGCGGCACCCTTGGTAATTGGGGTTGGAATATTCAATCCGTTTTTAGACAGGGCTATAGTGGTTGCTATAGGAGGTATTGGTATTTCGGCAGGCATGCTGTCTTTTGCTTCATTGCTTATAAAATGTGGACTGACAGTAACGGCGGCTTTGCTTCTGCTGGCTACTACAGGTATGAACAAGATTGCAGCTGCTTTGCAAAGACTGCACGTACCACAAATATTCATAATCCAGCTTCTCTTAACCTATAGATACATATCAGTGCTTATGGGAGAGACCTCCAGGGTATATAATGCCTATACCATAAGAGCACCATACAAAAAGGGCATAAGCAGAAATGTTTGGGGGTCTTTGATTGGATTGCTGCTGCTGCGAACCTATGATAGGGCACTCAGACTATATCAGGCTATGAAGCTGAGGGGCTTTCAAGATCAGTACTATGGAGTAAATCTCGATAAGCTTAATAAAATAGATATAATATACTTACTGGGATGGACAGCTTTTCTTTTAGTAGCAAAATTTAATGATATACCCATGCTTTTAGGGTTATTAGTGACAAAGGTGATAAAATGA
- a CDS encoding energy-coupling factor ABC transporter permease: MHMADALITPLVGGVMYIAAAKVGNDSINRIKSDMDDTKIPMMGVMGAFIFATQMINFTIPGTGSSGHLGGGMLLAAILGPYAGFLAMAAVLTIQALFFADGGLLALGCNIFNMGFYTCFIAYPFIYKRILTKGYSTIRITWASMLASIVGLQLGAFSVVVQTMLSGKLELPFTTFLLLMQSIHLAIGVVEGLITAAVINFIWKARPELIEGSGGSKTTGGNVPFKRILLSLIIAALVIGGILSWYASGNPDGLEWSLQNSAGQGELKQGSELSQMLSAIQNKLAILPHYSFKSGAEAPKQAGTSISGVVGSAITLFLAACVGIIIKVLTKKKNR, translated from the coding sequence ATGCACATGGCAGATGCGCTAATAACGCCTTTGGTTGGTGGAGTGATGTATATTGCTGCTGCAAAGGTGGGGAATGACTCCATAAATAGAATTAAAAGTGACATGGATGATACTAAAATACCTATGATGGGAGTCATGGGAGCCTTTATATTTGCGACTCAAATGATAAATTTCACTATACCAGGTACAGGATCAAGCGGACATTTGGGCGGAGGTATGCTTTTAGCAGCTATTCTCGGCCCTTATGCAGGTTTTTTGGCTATGGCAGCGGTACTTACCATTCAAGCATTATTTTTTGCAGATGGAGGCTTGCTGGCTCTGGGCTGCAATATATTTAACATGGGCTTTTATACTTGCTTTATAGCCTATCCCTTTATATACAAAAGGATTTTAACAAAAGGCTATTCTACAATACGTATTACTTGGGCATCTATGTTGGCTTCTATAGTAGGATTGCAATTGGGGGCTTTTAGTGTTGTTGTTCAGACAATGCTATCAGGAAAGCTGGAGCTTCCCTTCACGACATTCTTACTGCTGATGCAGTCAATCCATCTTGCTATCGGTGTAGTTGAAGGCTTAATAACCGCAGCGGTGATCAACTTTATCTGGAAGGCCAGGCCTGAACTGATAGAAGGTTCTGGTGGTTCAAAGACTACTGGCGGCAATGTTCCCTTCAAAAGAATTTTGTTGTCATTGATAATTGCAGCCTTAGTAATCGGAGGTATATTATCCTGGTATGCATCCGGCAATCCTGATGGATTGGAATGGTCTTTGCAAAATTCAGCAGGGCAGGGAGAGCTGAAACAAGGCAGTGAGCTGAGTCAAATGCTTTCCGCTATACAAAATAAACTTGCTATTTTGCCGCATTACAGTTTCAAGTCAGGTGCAGAAGCGCCAAAGCAAGCAGGCACCAGTATTTCCGGAGTAGTGGGGTCAGCAATAACCTTGTTTCTAGCAGCTTGTGTTGGTATAATAATAAAGGTCTTGACTAAGAAAAAGAATCGATGA
- the larE gene encoding ATP-dependent sacrificial sulfur transferase LarE, which translates to MEKFAKLQELLRSYGKATIAYSGGVDSSFLLRVALDTLGKENVLAITILSSVTPREELAETEKFLAAMDVNHIFIKKNVLEIPGFKENPSDRCYICKHKVFEEILERAKEKGIAVVVDGTNADDEGDYRPGLKALQELKVLSPLKLSGLGKSEIRELSKELKLNTWNKPSLACLASRVPYYEEITEEKLSMVDKTEAYLRSLGFTQLRVRCHGKLARIELVPEDIKRIFTEDLNKAIDSKLKEIGFQYVSMDLIGYRTGSLNEVLGKLHRD; encoded by the coding sequence GTGGAAAAGTTCGCGAAGTTGCAGGAATTGTTAAGAAGCTACGGAAAAGCTACCATAGCATATTCAGGTGGAGTGGACAGCAGTTTTCTTTTAAGGGTGGCTTTGGATACCCTGGGTAAAGAAAATGTTTTGGCTATAACAATACTTTCTAGTGTAACGCCAAGAGAAGAGCTGGCTGAGACGGAAAAGTTTCTGGCTGCTATGGATGTAAATCATATTTTTATTAAGAAGAATGTATTAGAAATACCGGGCTTTAAGGAAAATCCTAGTGATAGGTGCTACATATGCAAGCATAAGGTATTTGAAGAGATACTTGAAAGAGCGAAGGAAAAAGGCATAGCAGTAGTAGTGGATGGTACAAATGCAGATGATGAGGGAGATTATAGACCAGGACTGAAAGCGCTGCAGGAGCTTAAGGTGTTGAGCCCTCTTAAGCTTAGCGGTCTTGGGAAAAGTGAGATAAGAGAGCTTTCTAAAGAGTTGAAGCTTAATACTTGGAATAAACCGAGTCTAGCCTGCCTTGCCTCCAGAGTACCATATTATGAGGAGATAACAGAAGAAAAGCTTAGTATGGTGGATAAGACGGAAGCATATTTAAGAAGCCTTGGCTTTACACAGTTGAGAGTGAGATGTCACGGCAAGCTGGCAAGGATTGAGCTTGTACCTGAGGATATTAAAAGGATATTTACAGAAGACTTGAATAAAGCCATTGATAGCAAATTGAAAGAAATAGGTTTTCAATATGTTTCTATGGATTTGATCGGCTACAGAACAGGCAGTTTAAATGAGGTATTGGGCAAATTGCACAGGGATTAG
- a CDS encoding efflux RND transporter permease subunit, translating to MNITELSVKRPTAIIILVALFIGLGVMGYMSIGADLFPSANTPIMAIQTTYAGASAEEIEKDIVKPIEDAVSGISGIDSIHSTAGEGYGYSVLQFSMSTDPNTAVIDVQKAVDGAIDKLPEDASRPVIHKYNINDSPILILSVSGSQAYEELYKEADRIKQAVEKLPGVGNVTLRGAYKKELSIKLDKTVLEYYGIDVSTVISKLKAENLNIPAGQIQQAARNKTVRLLGEFENINEIKDLRIPLSTGGNVRMDDISDIELQYPAAEDIVRLNSKPSIGILIRKQSDANIVATANKVKNELEALKGTLSPGTDLVIAEDSTYFINSSLGETKRNLVEGIITTAIVLYLFLRSWRSSLIVLIAIPTSLISTFFAMYVLNFTFNIVSLTALALCVGILVDDSIVVLENIHRHMNMGKDHITAAIDGRAEISLAAIAITLCDVVVFAPIAFMTDLVGQFFRQFGLTVVFATLFSLFISFTLTPLMASRIYKKSGGIGKPDEEHSENQGKLSKLFDKYAKPAYSSFLVWCLDNRWKIVSIVMAGVVFSAALIPLGVIDAEFLPKFDQSKLNVSLSLTPGSSLEKTNEKTKQVEEHLKSMPEVKEFFTTVGAESNEAAAEININLVDKNKRKKNVSQLAKELRGWGKSITGISFSVSEPSIVGQTSVAGAKPVILNITGTDTEILKGVSREVEDIVRSVSGAVDIDNSIRASQPEIKVKIDRLAASEYGISIAGLASTLRTAIAGTEAGVFRQNGDEYDIIVSFNKDQVRTPGDIGAIKVISPAGQPISLSQIAEIYQSDSPQEVLRLDRQKVVTISANLQGRALSDANGEITEKLKILKLPYGYQIKLSGDQENMTDSFSSFIKALVASILLIYMILVVLYESYLTPLIRMLSLPCGIIGALLALAITGKTLNLISLIGIIMLDGLASKNGTLLIDYANTLMKRGLPLREALLESGITRLRPIIMTSITMIMGMMPLALALGEGSEIKSGMAVALIGGLITSTLLSPVLLPVVYTLMDDWKNHIHRKRSKNTNINGGATNETV from the coding sequence ATGAATATAACCGAACTATCCGTTAAAAGGCCAACTGCTATAATAATCCTGGTTGCCTTGTTTATCGGTCTGGGTGTCATGGGCTATATGAGCATTGGGGCAGACCTGTTTCCTTCTGCGAACACGCCAATAATGGCCATTCAGACGACCTATGCCGGCGCGAGTGCTGAAGAGATTGAAAAGGATATCGTCAAACCCATTGAAGATGCCGTATCCGGCATCAGCGGTATCGACAGCATCCATTCTACAGCAGGAGAGGGTTATGGCTACAGCGTCTTGCAGTTTTCCATGTCTACTGATCCAAATACGGCAGTCATAGATGTGCAGAAGGCTGTAGACGGCGCGATTGACAAATTGCCCGAGGATGCCTCAAGACCAGTGATTCACAAGTACAATATCAATGATTCTCCTATTCTTATTCTCTCCGTTTCAGGTTCGCAGGCTTATGAGGAGCTGTATAAGGAAGCGGACAGGATCAAGCAGGCGGTTGAAAAGCTGCCCGGAGTAGGAAATGTCACACTCCGCGGTGCTTATAAGAAGGAGCTCTCCATAAAGCTGGACAAGACAGTTCTGGAATACTATGGCATCGATGTGAGCACTGTCATTTCAAAGCTCAAGGCAGAAAATTTGAATATACCTGCCGGACAGATCCAACAGGCTGCAAGAAATAAGACTGTCAGATTATTGGGGGAGTTTGAGAACATAAATGAAATAAAAGATCTCCGCATTCCTCTGTCAACCGGTGGGAATGTTCGTATGGACGATATCTCCGACATAGAGCTGCAGTACCCTGCCGCTGAGGATATTGTAAGGCTTAACAGCAAGCCCTCCATAGGAATTCTTATTCGCAAGCAAAGTGATGCCAATATCGTGGCTACTGCCAATAAAGTAAAAAATGAGCTTGAAGCTCTGAAAGGGACCTTATCTCCCGGTACCGACCTGGTAATCGCTGAGGATTCCACCTATTTCATCAATTCCTCCTTGGGGGAGACCAAAAGAAATCTGGTGGAAGGAATCATTACTACAGCAATCGTACTTTACCTCTTTCTGAGGAGTTGGCGTTCCTCGCTGATCGTGCTTATTGCCATACCAACCTCATTAATTTCCACCTTTTTTGCCATGTATGTGCTGAATTTCACCTTCAACATTGTCTCCCTTACTGCGCTGGCTCTCTGTGTTGGCATATTGGTAGACGACTCTATAGTTGTTCTGGAAAATATACATAGGCATATGAATATGGGCAAGGATCATATAACAGCTGCCATAGACGGACGTGCGGAAATAAGCCTTGCTGCCATTGCCATCACTCTTTGCGATGTCGTTGTCTTTGCACCAATAGCCTTTATGACAGACCTGGTAGGCCAATTTTTCAGGCAGTTCGGCCTCACAGTGGTTTTCGCCACCTTGTTCTCCCTTTTTATATCCTTCACCTTGACACCATTGATGGCGTCCAGAATATATAAAAAGTCCGGTGGTATAGGAAAACCTGACGAAGAACACAGTGAAAACCAAGGAAAGCTTTCGAAGCTTTTTGATAAATATGCCAAACCGGCCTACAGCAGCTTTCTAGTCTGGTGTCTTGACAACAGATGGAAGATTGTCAGCATTGTTATGGCAGGAGTCGTATTCAGCGCTGCTCTCATCCCCCTTGGTGTTATAGATGCTGAGTTCCTGCCGAAGTTTGATCAGAGCAAGCTTAACGTGAGTCTGAGCTTGACTCCGGGCTCCAGTCTGGAAAAGACCAATGAAAAAACCAAGCAGGTAGAGGAGCACCTCAAGTCCATGCCTGAGGTCAAGGAGTTTTTTACAACTGTAGGGGCTGAAAGCAATGAGGCTGCAGCAGAAATCAATATCAATCTGGTAGACAAGAACAAAAGAAAGAAGAATGTATCACAGCTGGCCAAGGAGCTTAGAGGCTGGGGGAAGAGTATTACAGGAATCAGCTTCTCCGTTTCAGAGCCCAGTATAGTGGGGCAAACCTCGGTAGCCGGTGCAAAGCCTGTAATACTGAATATAACGGGTACAGATACAGAGATTTTGAAGGGTGTATCCAGAGAGGTAGAGGACATAGTCCGGTCAGTGTCCGGCGCAGTTGACATAGACAACTCCATAAGGGCAAGCCAGCCGGAAATAAAAGTTAAAATAGACAGACTTGCAGCGTCAGAATACGGAATCTCCATTGCCGGCCTGGCTTCAACCCTGAGGACTGCCATCGCAGGTACCGAGGCTGGTGTGTTCAGGCAAAACGGGGATGAATACGACATAATAGTGAGCTTCAATAAGGATCAGGTAAGAACCCCCGGTGATATTGGAGCTATAAAGGTGATCAGTCCGGCAGGTCAGCCGATCTCTCTGAGCCAGATTGCCGAGATATACCAGTCTGATAGTCCTCAGGAAGTACTGAGGCTTGATCGGCAAAAGGTCGTAACAATATCTGCAAACCTTCAAGGAAGGGCTCTAAGTGATGCAAATGGTGAAATCACAGAAAAGCTCAAGATCTTGAAGCTGCCCTATGGCTATCAGATAAAACTGAGCGGTGATCAGGAGAACATGACAGACTCCTTTTCTTCCTTCATCAAGGCATTAGTCGCATCGATCCTTCTCATTTACATGATACTGGTTGTGCTATATGAATCGTATCTTACACCTTTAATCAGGATGCTTTCCCTACCCTGTGGCATCATAGGCGCTTTGCTTGCTCTGGCAATAACGGGGAAAACGCTGAATCTCATATCCCTTATAGGTATCATCATGCTGGATGGTTTGGCTTCAAAGAATGGAACCTTGCTAATTGACTATGCCAATACACTTATGAAAAGAGGACTGCCACTTAGGGAAGCGTTGCTGGAGTCAGGGATCACAAGGCTGAGGCCGATTATAATGACATCCATAACCATGATCATGGGAATGATGCCCTTGGCATTGGCCTTGGGCGAGGGCAGCGAAATAAAATCGGGCATGGCAGTTGCGTTGATTGGCGGACTAATAACTTCAACACTTCTCTCTCCCGTTCTGCTCCCTGTAGTATATACCCTAATGGATGATTGGAAAAATCATATCCACCGTAAGCGCAGTAAAAATACCAATATTAACGGAGGTGCCACAAATGAAACAGTCTAG
- a CDS encoding efflux RND transporter periplasmic adaptor subunit, whose translation MKQSRRMIHKWISLLLIAALTLLPLVGCSKNQENTQTVKNVKVTEVKKSSISIAVEYAGKVTPLEEVTIASKLPGKVELVKADVGSQVQKGDLLFSLDVKSVNAQLNQSKAAVVNAQANLVRASDSSVVQQVTQLEAAANQAQLQYDDARRSYERVQTMYTSGAVSKQQLEAAETYFKNAEIQLNSAKDGLRILNEKAAPQTAAIASAQLEQAQAAYESASIQVSDSAVTAPITGVVSMRSIDEGEFVATGIPVFTVINSKTLIISISVPDTVVEKLYTGEQVPMKITALSKSEFTGIIDTISPTADPKTQAYTVKLRLENPDNVIKPGMLAKVILPLESKEGIIAVPNEAIFVADAIQYVFLVEAGKVKKISVETGLSNDKITEVTEGLSEGAAIITEGQSFLNDGEKVSIIK comes from the coding sequence ATGAAACAGTCTAGGCGGATGATACATAAATGGATTTCTCTGCTCCTGATTGCAGCCCTAACCTTGCTCCCCTTGGTTGGGTGCAGCAAAAATCAGGAAAACACGCAAACCGTAAAAAATGTAAAAGTCACTGAGGTAAAAAAGTCATCTATAAGCATTGCTGTCGAATATGCGGGAAAGGTCACTCCCCTTGAAGAGGTAACCATAGCTTCAAAGCTGCCGGGTAAGGTTGAGCTGGTTAAGGCAGATGTCGGCAGTCAGGTGCAAAAGGGCGATCTGCTGTTCAGCCTGGATGTCAAATCGGTAAATGCGCAGCTCAATCAATCAAAAGCAGCTGTTGTCAATGCACAAGCAAACCTGGTGAGAGCAAGTGATTCCTCAGTTGTTCAGCAGGTCACGCAGCTGGAAGCGGCAGCTAACCAGGCACAGCTGCAATACGACGATGCCAGGCGCAGCTATGAGAGGGTACAGACGATGTACACCTCTGGTGCAGTCTCCAAGCAGCAATTGGAAGCTGCAGAAACCTACTTTAAAAACGCAGAAATTCAGCTGAACTCTGCAAAGGATGGTTTAAGAATCCTGAATGAAAAGGCAGCACCCCAGACTGCTGCAATAGCATCAGCCCAGTTGGAACAGGCGCAGGCAGCTTATGAGTCTGCTTCTATTCAAGTCAGTGACTCCGCTGTCACCGCACCGATTACCGGAGTTGTATCAATGCGCAGTATCGATGAAGGTGAATTTGTCGCAACCGGTATACCGGTTTTTACTGTGATCAACTCAAAAACTCTAATCATATCAATCAGTGTGCCTGATACAGTAGTTGAAAAACTCTATACCGGTGAGCAGGTACCCATGAAAATAACCGCGCTGTCGAAAAGCGAGTTTACAGGCATCATAGATACCATAAGCCCCACTGCCGATCCCAAAACCCAGGCTTATACTGTCAAGCTCAGGCTTGAAAACCCTGACAATGTAATCAAGCCGGGCATGTTGGCCAAGGTAATACTGCCGCTGGAGAGCAAGGAAGGTATAATAGCCGTGCCAAATGAAGCAATCTTTGTAGCCGATGCGATTCAATATGTGTTTCTTGTCGAAGCTGGAAAAGTCAAAAAAATCTCAGTCGAGACCGGACTCTCCAATGATAAAATCACTGAGGTTACTGAAGGCTTGTCAGAAGGAGCTGCAATTATAACAGAAGGGCAAAGCTTCTTGAATGACGGTGAAAAAGTGAGCATAATCAAATAG
- a CDS encoding MarR family transcriptional regulator produces MKKSRDEYLMSDSILFYPIQYSNYVNYIYSLVGEPNTPKVYVLILLTLKKFGPMPISKIGEWIGIAKPNMTSVIYGLTEKGWIRRNSSSTDKRIINIEMTETGKEYLNDLIERLYPIMQEQFAKLSDEDVEKMVSSLEFLVTIGQKLIKA; encoded by the coding sequence ATGAAAAAATCGAGAGATGAATATCTAATGAGTGATTCCATATTGTTCTATCCGATACAGTATAGCAATTATGTGAACTATATCTATAGCCTCGTGGGAGAACCAAATACCCCGAAGGTATATGTCCTGATCCTGCTCACCCTAAAAAAATTCGGGCCCATGCCTATTTCCAAGATTGGAGAGTGGATCGGCATTGCAAAACCCAATATGACGTCAGTTATTTACGGATTGACGGAAAAAGGCTGGATCAGAAGAAACTCATCCTCAACGGATAAAAGGATAATAAATATTGAAATGACAGAGACAGGCAAAGAGTATTTGAATGATCTTATAGAAAGATTATACCCCATCATGCAGGAGCAGTTTGCAAAGCTAAGCGATGAGGATGTGGAGAAAATGGTATCCTCCCTGGAATTCCTCGTAACGATAGGGCAGAAGCTTATCAAAGCTTAA
- the gltS gene encoding sodium/glutamate symporter — protein MVLKFDLIQTIALAVAVLFLGQTLRKRIDFLEKYCIPAAVVGGLIFATLFLVLRQTGILALEMDITLQKVLMTAFFTTVGFTASFKLLKKGGIKVLVFLGVSVILVLLQNIVGVSLAKAFNLNPLLGLATGSVPLTGGHGTSGAFAPLFEKAGAIGATTVAMASATFGLVIGSMIGGPIAKRLIEKYGLSQNHHKSKAAGKAAVILVEKTKELIPGNFASAASQIILAMGLGTIISTFFQSVGMTFPSYLGAMFAAAIMRNISDGTKLYNTFMDEIDVIGSVSLSLYLSMALMGLKLWELAELAVPLVVMLLAQTILMILFAYFVTFRLMGRDYEAAVLASGHCGFGMGATPNAIANMETLVSKYGAAPAAFFILPLVGSLFIDFFNAGIITAFMNFFA, from the coding sequence ATGGTTTTAAAGTTCGATCTTATTCAAACCATCGCATTGGCTGTAGCTGTGCTGTTCCTGGGACAAACCTTAAGAAAGAGAATAGATTTTCTTGAAAAATATTGTATTCCTGCAGCTGTAGTAGGAGGATTGATATTTGCAACACTTTTCCTGGTACTTAGACAAACAGGCATATTGGCTCTTGAAATGGATATTACACTGCAAAAGGTTCTTATGACTGCATTCTTTACAACAGTCGGCTTTACAGCAAGCTTTAAGCTGCTAAAAAAAGGCGGTATAAAGGTTTTAGTATTCTTAGGAGTGTCTGTCATTTTAGTATTATTACAAAACATTGTGGGCGTAAGTCTCGCGAAGGCTTTCAACCTTAACCCCCTACTCGGACTTGCTACAGGATCCGTTCCATTGACTGGCGGCCACGGTACCTCAGGTGCATTTGCCCCATTATTTGAAAAGGCCGGAGCAATAGGAGCCACTACAGTAGCCATGGCCTCTGCTACTTTCGGTTTGGTTATTGGTAGTATGATTGGCGGACCTATCGCAAAACGTTTAATTGAGAAATATGGTTTGTCACAAAACCATCACAAGTCAAAGGCAGCAGGTAAAGCTGCTGTGATATTGGTGGAAAAGACAAAAGAATTGATTCCAGGCAACTTTGCCTCCGCTGCTTCTCAGATTATCTTGGCAATGGGATTGGGTACGATTATTTCAACCTTTTTCCAAAGCGTAGGTATGACTTTCCCATCATATTTAGGTGCGATGTTTGCAGCTGCTATAATGAGAAATATATCTGACGGTACAAAATTATATAATACTTTTATGGATGAGATTGATGTTATCGGAAGTGTTTCACTATCCTTATACCTATCAATGGCCTTAATGGGATTAAAGCTTTGGGAGCTGGCAGAACTGGCTGTACCATTGGTTGTTATGCTGCTTGCTCAAACAATCCTGATGATATTATTCGCTTACTTCGTAACCTTCAGACTTATGGGCAGAGATTATGAAGCAGCAGTACTGGCAAGTGGACATTGCGGCTTCGGAATGGGTGCTACACCTAATGCCATTGCAAATATGGAAACACTCGTAAGCAAATATGGAGCTGCTCCAGCGGCATTCTTCATACTGCCATTAGTAGGAAGCTTATTTATAGACTTCTTTAACGCAGGTATTATTACTGCATTCATGAATTTCTTCGCATAA
- a CDS encoding response regulator codes for MENTFFIIDDDINIRKMFTHIISKNNLGKVVGELSSGEHAVKEIIFYNPDIVLIDLLLPVRDGIQIIEAVKAEGYQGKFIMISQVEDEDMIAKAYERGIIFFIGKPINMIEVINVIKGVCHNIELERSMQLITNAVININQNKQPASKSITSNNAFQVFTDIGIISETGSRELMKLVQKVMDFKKVSPSEQYQLQDFYKEIAEEEYKGEDAATNTKTIEQRIRRVILKALENIALLGHDDYYNDKFVEYSAILFDFKQVKQEIRYIENSREERGKISVKKFVEGIISKSS; via the coding sequence ATGGAAAATACTTTTTTCATCATCGATGATGACATCAATATAAGAAAGATGTTTACCCATATTATTTCAAAAAATAATTTGGGTAAAGTTGTAGGCGAATTAAGTAGTGGGGAACATGCGGTAAAAGAAATTATATTCTATAATCCTGATATTGTACTGATTGATCTTCTTCTGCCAGTCAGAGATGGCATCCAAATTATCGAAGCTGTCAAAGCTGAAGGCTATCAAGGGAAATTCATTATGATTTCGCAGGTTGAAGATGAGGATATGATAGCAAAGGCTTATGAAAGAGGGATAATATTCTTTATCGGCAAGCCAATAAATATGATTGAAGTAATAAATGTAATAAAAGGTGTCTGCCACAACATTGAATTGGAGCGTTCTATGCAGCTAATAACGAATGCAGTTATTAATATTAATCAAAATAAGCAGCCTGCTTCAAAATCCATTACTAGTAATAATGCATTTCAAGTTTTCACCGATATTGGAATTATCAGCGAAACCGGCAGTAGAGAACTTATGAAACTGGTTCAGAAGGTTATGGATTTTAAGAAGGTTTCCCCTTCAGAACAATATCAACTTCAAGATTTTTATAAAGAGATTGCTGAAGAAGAATATAAAGGAGAAGATGCAGCTACTAATACAAAGACAATTGAACAGAGAATAAGAAGAGTTATTCTAAAGGCTTTGGAAAACATTGCCTTATTAGGGCATGATGATTATTACAATGATAAATTTGTAGAATACAGCGCTATTTTATTCGACTTCAAGCAAGTAAAGCAAGAAATACGATATATAGAAAATTCCCGGGAGGAAAGAGGAAAAATCAGTGTGAAAAAGTTTGTTGAAGGAATAATTTCTAAGTCAAGCTAA